The following are encoded together in the Cohaesibacter gelatinilyticus genome:
- a CDS encoding VOC family protein, whose product MQRAFVNILSDNVAKTAEFYENLLGMTRHFNSDWFIILTHPNINDLEYGILQKDHAIVPVASRSDAGGMIVTFVVEDCDRIYTKAKELGALIVSEPTDMPYGQRRMLLQDPDGVMIDVSAPTAPLVET is encoded by the coding sequence ATGCAACGAGCATTCGTAAACATCTTGAGCGACAATGTCGCCAAAACAGCCGAGTTCTATGAAAATTTACTCGGTATGACGCGCCATTTCAATTCGGATTGGTTCATCATTCTGACGCATCCCAACATCAATGATCTGGAATATGGCATCTTGCAAAAAGACCATGCCATCGTTCCAGTCGCCTCTCGATCAGATGCAGGAGGCATGATCGTCACTTTTGTGGTTGAGGATTGTGATCGCATTTATACAAAGGCAAAAGAGCTTGGTGCCCTTATTGTCAGCGAACCAACAGACATGCCATACGGACAGCGTCGCATGCTCTTGCAGGACCCTGACGGAGTGATGATTGATGTAAGTGCCCCGACGGCACCACTTGTCGAAACCTGA
- the clpA gene encoding ATP-dependent Clp protease ATP-binding subunit ClpA: MPSFSNSLEMALHKALMSANERHQEYATLEHLLLALIEDSDAAAVMRACGVDLKVLESNLVDYIDNELSNLVQQSDDDAKPTAGFQRVIQRAVIHVQSSGREEVTGANVLVAIFAERESHAAFFLHDQDMTRYDAVNYISHGIAKTPGMESGAMPTGVDDDEEEFSFESDDEEDESQGSAEALKAYAVNLNEKARNGKIDVLIGRDIEIHRTIQVLCRRAKNNPLFVGDPGVGKTAIAEGLAKRIIEDKVPDVLKGATIFSLDMGTLLAGTRYRGDFEERLKRVIKEIEDYDGAILFIDEIHTVIGAGATSGGAMDASNLLKPALASGSLRCMGSTTYKEYRQFFEKDRALVRRFQKIDINEPSVPDAIDILKGLKPYFEDYHSVKYSNDAIQSAVELSARYIHDRKLPDKAIDVIDETGAAQQLLAENKRRKTISAKEVEETIATMARIPPKTVSKDDKEVLQHLEVNLKRVVYGQDQAIQALTSQIKLARAGLREPEKPIGNYLFSGPTGVGKTEVARQLAELMGVELLRFDMSEYMERHTISRLIGAPPGYVGFDQGGLLTDGVDQHPHCVLLLDEVEKAHPDLFNILLQVMDHGKLTDHNGKKVDFRNVILIMTTNAGAAEMDKQVMGFTATYRSGEDEEAINKLFTPEFRNRLDAIIPFGHLPTEIVHQVVRKFVVQLEAQLADRGVTFELTDAATRWLADKGYDPKMGARPLGRVIQEHIKRPLAEEILFGKLVKGGTVQVDVIKAEEGGEKLILTMVEDEPKLKRKPRRTSKSKTASGAASKSKAVAKRKSSVPTVSGSGKK; this comes from the coding sequence GTGCCATCATTTTCCAACTCTCTTGAAATGGCCCTGCATAAGGCTTTGATGTCCGCGAATGAGCGACACCAGGAATATGCGACGCTGGAACATTTGCTGCTGGCGCTGATTGAAGACAGCGATGCGGCTGCGGTTATGCGTGCCTGTGGCGTAGATCTCAAAGTGTTGGAGTCCAATCTGGTCGATTATATCGACAATGAATTGTCTAATCTGGTACAGCAGAGCGATGATGATGCCAAGCCGACCGCTGGTTTCCAACGGGTGATTCAGCGTGCCGTCATTCATGTTCAATCCTCCGGTCGGGAAGAGGTAACGGGTGCGAATGTGCTGGTTGCGATCTTTGCCGAGCGCGAAAGCCATGCCGCCTTCTTCCTGCATGATCAGGATATGACACGCTATGACGCGGTCAATTATATCTCGCATGGTATTGCCAAGACCCCGGGCATGGAATCTGGTGCTATGCCGACTGGTGTAGATGACGATGAAGAAGAGTTTTCGTTTGAAAGTGATGACGAAGAGGATGAAAGCCAAGGATCTGCCGAAGCTTTGAAGGCTTATGCGGTCAATCTGAATGAGAAAGCCCGCAACGGCAAGATTGACGTGTTGATTGGGCGCGATATTGAAATTCACCGGACTATTCAAGTTCTTTGCCGCCGTGCCAAGAATAACCCACTGTTTGTGGGGGATCCTGGCGTCGGTAAAACCGCCATTGCGGAAGGTCTGGCAAAACGCATCATTGAGGATAAGGTACCTGATGTCTTGAAAGGTGCGACGATCTTCTCCCTTGATATGGGTACTCTTTTGGCAGGAACGCGCTATCGGGGTGATTTTGAAGAACGCCTGAAACGAGTCATCAAGGAAATTGAAGACTATGATGGGGCTATCCTTTTCATCGATGAAATCCATACGGTGATCGGAGCAGGTGCAACGTCTGGCGGTGCGATGGATGCGTCCAATCTATTGAAGCCGGCTTTGGCCTCTGGGTCTTTGCGCTGTATGGGATCAACGACATACAAGGAATATCGTCAATTCTTCGAGAAGGATCGGGCGCTTGTGCGTCGATTCCAGAAAATCGACATCAATGAACCGAGCGTTCCTGATGCCATCGATATCCTCAAGGGCTTGAAGCCTTATTTTGAGGACTATCACAGTGTCAAATATTCAAATGACGCCATTCAGTCGGCAGTGGAGCTTTCTGCGCGCTATATTCATGATCGCAAGTTGCCAGACAAGGCGATTGATGTGATTGATGAAACGGGTGCTGCACAGCAATTGTTAGCCGAGAATAAACGCCGTAAGACCATTTCTGCCAAAGAAGTTGAAGAAACCATTGCAACCATGGCACGGATCCCGCCGAAGACCGTTTCCAAGGATGACAAGGAGGTGCTTCAGCATCTCGAAGTCAACTTGAAGCGTGTGGTCTATGGTCAGGATCAGGCAATTCAAGCGCTTACATCGCAAATCAAGCTGGCCAGGGCTGGTTTGCGTGAACCCGAAAAGCCTATCGGCAATTATCTGTTCTCTGGTCCGACTGGTGTTGGCAAAACCGAGGTTGCTCGTCAGCTTGCTGAGCTGATGGGTGTGGAATTGTTGCGCTTTGATATGTCGGAATATATGGAGCGTCATACCATTTCTCGTTTGATTGGTGCTCCTCCAGGTTATGTCGGTTTTGATCAGGGCGGTCTGCTGACCGATGGCGTGGATCAACATCCGCATTGTGTGTTGCTACTCGACGAAGTGGAAAAAGCGCATCCGGATCTGTTCAATATTCTGTTGCAGGTGATGGATCACGGTAAGCTGACGGATCATAACGGCAAGAAAGTTGATTTCCGCAATGTCATTCTGATCATGACGACCAATGCCGGTGCTGCGGAAATGGACAAACAGGTTATGGGCTTTACTGCGACTTACCGGTCCGGCGAGGATGAAGAGGCCATCAACAAGCTGTTCACGCCTGAATTCCGTAACCGTCTGGATGCCATCATACCGTTTGGCCATCTGCCAACGGAGATTGTTCATCAGGTGGTGCGCAAGTTCGTTGTGCAGTTGGAAGCACAATTGGCTGATCGTGGGGTGACCTTCGAGTTGACCGATGCGGCGACACGTTGGCTCGCGGACAAGGGATATGATCCGAAAATGGGTGCTCGTCCTCTGGGACGCGTCATTCAGGAACATATCAAACGTCCGCTGGCAGAAGAGATCCTGTTTGGCAAGCTTGTTAAAGGTGGTACTGTTCAGGTGGATGTTATCAAGGCTGAGGAGGGTGGTGAAAAACTTATCCTTACTATGGTTGAGGACGAACCAAAGCTGAAGCGCAAACCTCGGCGAACCAGCAAATCCAAGACAGCCTCTGGTGCTGCAAGCAAGAGCAAAGCTGTTGCCAAGCGCAAATCAAGCGTTCCAACCGTTTCTGGTTCGGGTAAAAAATAG
- the panC gene encoding pantoate--beta-alanine ligase produces the protein MTSTHNLTIVRTIEDLRSITNAWRRNGQTYAMVPTMGALHAGHLSLVELAQDQADHVLVSIFVNPTQFAPHEDFSSYPRTENDDCIKLSGYRIGAVFCPNAKEMYPEGFCTHVGLSGPAQGLESDFRPHFFQGVATVVTKLLLAAQPDIAIFGEKDFQQLRVIQRFAKDLNLPTEIQGGPTMRESDGLAMSSRNAYLSNEERTKSVQLITIMRQTAQRLQHGELCKAVLQDGLDALKAAGFKPDYLALHESQDLKPFTGSNLTQEQLGDYRLLAAACLGKTRLIDNIEV, from the coding sequence ATGACCAGCACTCATAACCTGACCATCGTCCGCACAATCGAAGACTTGCGCTCCATCACGAATGCATGGCGCCGGAATGGACAAACCTATGCCATGGTTCCAACCATGGGGGCCCTGCATGCAGGTCATCTCAGTCTCGTTGAGCTGGCGCAAGATCAAGCTGATCATGTTCTCGTTTCGATTTTTGTCAATCCAACCCAATTTGCCCCTCATGAGGATTTCAGCTCCTATCCCCGCACTGAGAATGATGATTGCATCAAACTCTCAGGTTACCGTATCGGAGCAGTTTTCTGCCCAAATGCCAAAGAGATGTATCCGGAAGGATTCTGTACTCATGTTGGTTTGAGCGGTCCGGCACAAGGCTTGGAAAGCGATTTCCGGCCCCATTTCTTTCAGGGCGTTGCAACAGTGGTAACCAAGCTGTTGCTCGCAGCACAACCAGACATAGCCATCTTTGGCGAAAAGGATTTCCAGCAATTGCGCGTCATTCAGCGCTTTGCCAAGGATCTGAATCTGCCGACCGAAATTCAGGGCGGCCCCACCATGCGTGAATCAGATGGATTGGCCATGTCTTCCCGCAATGCATATCTAAGCAATGAAGAGCGAACCAAATCCGTTCAACTCATCACCATCATGCGCCAAACTGCCCAACGTCTTCAGCATGGCGAGCTTTGTAAAGCAGTTCTGCAAGATGGACTTGATGCATTGAAGGCTGCCGGATTCAAGCCGGACTATCTGGCCTTGCACGAAAGTCAGGATCTGAAACCATTTACAGGATCAAACCTAACACAGGAGCAGCTCGGGGATTACCGCCTTCTCGCTGCAGCATGCCTTGGCAAAACAAGACTGATCGACAATATTGAAGTCTGA
- a CDS encoding HIT family protein, whose product MTATEYDNDNIFAKILREELPCHKVYEDDATLAFMDIMPRADGHTLVIPKNPSRNMLDAGQDDVNAVMATVQKIAKAQMTAFEADGITIQQFNEPAGGQVVFHLHMHVIPRKDGITMRPHTGNMAENDILATHAQALINALEKNG is encoded by the coding sequence ATGACCGCCACTGAATACGACAACGATAATATCTTCGCCAAAATCCTGCGTGAAGAGTTGCCATGCCACAAGGTCTATGAAGATGACGCAACCCTGGCCTTCATGGACATCATGCCTCGTGCGGACGGCCATACATTGGTGATCCCCAAAAACCCATCCCGTAATATGCTGGATGCGGGGCAAGATGACGTCAATGCTGTCATGGCAACAGTTCAGAAAATTGCAAAGGCTCAGATGACTGCATTTGAAGCCGATGGCATCACCATTCAGCAGTTCAATGAACCCGCCGGTGGTCAAGTGGTTTTCCACCTGCACATGCATGTCATCCCCCGCAAAGACGGCATCACCATGCGTCCGCATACCGGAAACATGGCTGAAAACGATATTCTTGCCACTCATGCACAGGCGCTGATCAATGCTTTGGAAAAGAATGGGTAA
- a CDS encoding AzlD domain-containing protein has protein sequence MTFDAIDSFWWPYLFIFLAGMLPTEVWRWLGVAFAGRLRDDSEWILLARAVANALVAGVIARLILFPSGALMEVPVWIRLASVGIALVIYFGFGRNLFLGVFSGAGSLMLLVWTIIGL, from the coding sequence ATGACTTTTGATGCCATTGATAGCTTCTGGTGGCCTTATCTTTTCATTTTTCTGGCGGGGATGCTGCCAACAGAAGTCTGGCGCTGGCTGGGTGTTGCCTTTGCGGGGCGTTTGCGTGACGACAGTGAGTGGATCCTGCTTGCTCGTGCTGTTGCCAATGCGTTGGTGGCGGGTGTGATTGCACGACTTATTCTCTTCCCGTCTGGCGCCTTGATGGAAGTTCCGGTCTGGATCCGTTTGGCATCAGTCGGAATTGCATTGGTGATCTATTTCGGATTTGGTCGAAATTTGTTCCTCGGTGTGTTTTCCGGTGCAGGAAGCTTGATGTTGCTGGTTTGGACCATCATCGGGCTTTGA
- a CDS encoding AzlC family ABC transporter permease, whose product MTISQSEVADERLSAFIWYRRGMRHLLTTPAIVLYLSFIGFGGFARESGVEIGHALAMTGLIWALPSQVVLIGGVVSGAGLAAIALAVTLASIRLMPMVVALVPELRDKDTPNWQLYVLSHVTAITGWVFAMQNVPKLPRYARVPFFAGFGLTLCFINIGVTAIGYSIAGIVPPLAAAALFFMTPLYFLLTLPSAARLLSDRLALVFGIILGPIFAIYVPGSDLVWTGLVGGLSAYAIGRYKRRVT is encoded by the coding sequence ATGACTATCTCTCAAAGTGAGGTGGCCGATGAGCGGCTTTCTGCCTTCATCTGGTATCGCCGTGGTATGCGCCATTTGCTCACAACTCCTGCCATTGTGCTTTATCTATCTTTTATCGGCTTCGGCGGTTTTGCCCGCGAAAGTGGCGTTGAAATCGGCCATGCATTGGCCATGACAGGATTGATCTGGGCCTTGCCTTCTCAAGTGGTTTTGATTGGTGGTGTCGTATCAGGCGCCGGTTTGGCAGCTATTGCTCTTGCTGTGACATTGGCTTCCATCCGTTTGATGCCAATGGTTGTGGCGTTGGTCCCGGAATTGCGCGATAAAGACACGCCTAATTGGCAGCTATATGTGCTTTCTCATGTCACGGCCATTACTGGTTGGGTTTTTGCCATGCAAAACGTGCCAAAGCTGCCACGTTATGCTCGGGTGCCATTTTTTGCAGGTTTTGGTCTGACGCTTTGCTTCATCAATATCGGGGTGACAGCAATTGGTTACTCCATTGCCGGGATTGTACCGCCGCTTGCTGCTGCTGCGTTGTTTTTCATGACGCCGCTTTATTTTTTGCTGACGCTACCGAGTGCCGCGAGACTGCTTTCTGATCGTTTGGCACTGGTTTTTGGTATTATTCTTGGGCCGATCTTTGCGATCTATGTGCCGGGTTCTGATCTGGTTTGGACGGGTCTGGTGGGCGGTTTGAGTGCCTATGCTATTGGTCGGTATAAGAGGCGGGTGACATGA
- a CDS encoding J domain-containing protein has protein sequence MIYLLAGGFFVAGVWLVLKWIAHANPVDIVQFVYRVMGVLLGLFSAFLMLRGNWVLALPVGVMAASMLIRKPSRAGADRESGRGSTVRTAALEMTLDHDTGIIIGQVLVGNFEGRQLEGLTETELFSLYQEIATDQESTALLEAYLDGRVPDWRNEFEPHMAAGEGSASDTGPMTEEEAYEVLGLTTQASQDEIVAAHRRLMKRVHPDHGGSTFLAAKINAAKAILLRKHG, from the coding sequence ATGATTTATTTGTTGGCTGGTGGCTTTTTTGTTGCGGGCGTCTGGCTTGTCCTGAAATGGATTGCCCATGCCAATCCTGTCGATATTGTACAATTTGTATATCGAGTGATGGGGGTTCTGCTGGGACTATTCAGTGCGTTTTTGATGCTTCGTGGTAATTGGGTTTTGGCTCTACCCGTTGGAGTCATGGCTGCAAGCATGTTGATACGCAAGCCATCCAGAGCCGGAGCTGACCGTGAGAGTGGACGGGGATCGACTGTCAGAACAGCTGCACTGGAAATGACGCTGGACCATGATACCGGGATCATTATTGGTCAGGTTCTGGTCGGAAATTTTGAAGGGCGACAGTTGGAGGGCCTGACAGAGACCGAGTTGTTCAGTCTCTATCAGGAAATTGCTACGGATCAGGAGAGCACAGCCCTACTTGAAGCCTATCTTGATGGTCGCGTGCCCGATTGGCGGAACGAGTTCGAGCCGCACATGGCAGCGGGGGAGGGCAGCGCGTCTGACACGGGCCCCATGACCGAGGAGGAAGCCTATGAGGTGCTTGGGCTTACGACGCAAGCTTCCCAGGACGAAATTGTTGCTGCGCATCGGCGTCTGATGAAGCGGGTCCACCCCGACCACGGCGGGTCGACGTTTCTTGCCGCTAAGATCAATGCTGCCAAGGCTATTTTGCTTCGGAAACATGGCTGA
- a CDS encoding TrkH family potassium uptake protein: MISILGCLIAVLGSLMFLPAAIDLAFVNEDWHAFVAAGCMSVSVGVALFLVGRHQNTGWTTKNSIIFVNALWIFVCFFAALPLYLSSLELSFTDAFFETASGLTTTGSTVLNGLDNMAPGILFWRSMLQWIGGLGIVAIGVSILPSLGTGGQRLFYMESSDQSDKPFPRVREFAGRIILIYLLLTTLCAFAYFELGMSVFEAINHSMTTVSTGGFSTSDDSIWHFHSLGILVVASFFMFLGGLPFLYLIKLFSPNPVHDPQVRLYFFGVIAASLLIFTCKEVLYPEGAWHDLVFALFNVISIVTTTGFAAGDYQLWGALFGAVFLVLTFFGACSGSTSGGLKQFRFVVIWQMIRQSIMTLGRPHQIVPMRYANRSISDDIVSSTLGLVFIFFATFMIFGLMLEIGGLDFITAMSASATALANVGPGLGEVIGPAGNFSSLPDFDKWLLSVEMILGRLEILSGYALLLPSFWKW; this comes from the coding sequence ATGATTTCCATTCTCGGGTGCTTGATAGCTGTTTTGGGCAGCTTGATGTTTCTACCCGCAGCCATTGATCTGGCTTTTGTGAATGAAGATTGGCATGCATTTGTTGCGGCAGGTTGCATGTCTGTCAGTGTTGGTGTGGCTTTGTTTCTGGTTGGACGTCACCAGAATACCGGATGGACAACCAAAAATTCCATCATTTTTGTCAATGCCTTATGGATTTTTGTCTGTTTCTTTGCAGCATTGCCACTTTATTTGTCATCGCTTGAGCTTTCGTTCACGGATGCTTTTTTTGAGACAGCGTCTGGTCTGACCACGACAGGATCAACCGTATTGAACGGATTGGATAATATGGCACCGGGTATCTTGTTCTGGCGTTCCATGTTGCAATGGATTGGCGGACTTGGAATTGTTGCTATTGGCGTTAGCATCCTGCCATCACTTGGTACTGGAGGGCAGCGACTGTTCTACATGGAATCCTCCGACCAAAGCGATAAACCCTTTCCTCGAGTTAGAGAATTTGCCGGTCGTATCATCCTGATCTATTTGTTGCTGACAACTCTTTGCGCATTTGCATATTTCGAGTTGGGAATGAGCGTATTTGAAGCGATCAATCATTCCATGACGACTGTGTCGACAGGCGGGTTTTCGACATCGGATGATTCTATCTGGCATTTCCATAGCTTGGGGATCTTGGTGGTGGCGTCATTCTTCATGTTCCTTGGTGGATTGCCGTTTCTTTATCTAATCAAATTGTTTTCTCCCAATCCTGTTCATGATCCCCAGGTTCGCCTGTATTTCTTTGGAGTCATTGCGGCCAGCCTTCTGATCTTTACCTGCAAAGAGGTTCTGTACCCGGAAGGTGCATGGCATGATCTGGTATTTGCCTTGTTCAATGTCATTTCGATTGTCACCACAACGGGCTTTGCCGCAGGGGATTACCAACTTTGGGGAGCTCTATTTGGTGCTGTTTTTCTGGTGCTTACTTTCTTTGGTGCTTGTTCCGGCTCAACATCCGGTGGATTGAAACAGTTTCGTTTTGTCGTGATCTGGCAAATGATTCGTCAAAGCATCATGACATTGGGGCGACCGCATCAGATTGTGCCTATGCGCTATGCCAATCGGTCTATCAGTGATGACATTGTCTCCTCCACACTTGGTCTGGTTTTTATCTTCTTTGCCACTTTTATGATTTTTGGTTTGATGTTGGAAATCGGTGGTTTGGATTTTATCACCGCCATGAGCGCATCGGCGACGGCTCTTGCCAATGTTGGTCCTGGTTTAGGTGAAGTTATTGGTCCTGCTGGTAATTTTTCCTCTCTTCCCGACTTTGACAAGTGGCTTCTGTCGGTTGAAATGATTCTTGGTCGACTGGAGATTCTCTCCGGATATGCTCTTTTGTTGCCAAGTTTTTGGAAGTGGTAA
- a CDS encoding D-alanyl-D-alanine carboxypeptidase, protein MFRVAFQALNGSSLLRRAVCAGVAVLLAVAPISSADAAKRKKSSTNNKYAAYVIDVKSGKVLFSRNGKSLRYPASLTKMMTLYMVFEQLNSGKLKLDSRMKVSRYASKRPPSKLGLRAGSSIKVRDAIYALVTKSANDVATVIAEHIGGTESNFGTLMTRKARSMGMSRTTFRNASGLPNSKQKTTAADMALLGRALQDRFPRYYKFFNTKSFRYGKRRYGNHNKLLGRVRGVDGIKTGYTRASGFNLVTNVKSRDRHIVAVVMGGKTGRSRDAHMKSLIAKYLPKAKTGRRLTALVVPRAGTTKRNYIQLASKIRLPKAKVAPGAPVALAKVDLTPVPAAAPQTAPVALVAEQPIANAPIQLAALPKARLQDNRATASIRQQPTRSKQLTVASLAIPPMPRPANDPIGDLSTHASAYAPAAATKSPQNPGIASFEAKPAPAGWQIQLGATPTLSGANKLLVQARKKNKRLLAAVLNHTETVAKNDEVLYRARFAGFSSKKSARRACKILKKQKFACLALNP, encoded by the coding sequence GTGTTTAGAGTAGCGTTCCAAGCCCTCAATGGCTCATCCCTTCTGCGCCGTGCAGTCTGTGCAGGCGTAGCAGTGCTTTTGGCAGTGGCCCCTATCAGTTCGGCTGACGCTGCAAAGCGAAAAAAAAGCAGCACGAACAACAAATATGCAGCCTATGTCATCGACGTTAAAAGTGGCAAAGTGCTATTTTCGCGCAATGGAAAATCCTTGCGCTATCCCGCTTCGCTAACCAAGATGATGACCCTTTATATGGTCTTTGAGCAGCTCAATTCTGGCAAATTGAAACTCGACAGTCGCATGAAGGTGTCGAGATACGCTTCCAAACGCCCACCATCAAAACTTGGCTTACGTGCAGGCAGTTCAATTAAGGTGCGCGATGCAATCTATGCATTGGTCACCAAGTCTGCCAATGATGTTGCCACGGTTATTGCTGAACATATTGGTGGAACCGAGAGCAATTTCGGCACCCTGATGACCCGCAAAGCCCGCTCCATGGGAATGAGTCGAACCACCTTTCGCAATGCATCCGGTCTTCCAAATTCAAAACAAAAAACCACAGCCGCCGACATGGCTCTGCTTGGTCGTGCGCTGCAAGATCGTTTTCCCCGTTACTACAAATTCTTCAACACGAAGAGCTTTCGTTATGGAAAGCGCCGCTACGGCAACCATAACAAGCTCCTTGGTAGGGTCAGAGGTGTGGATGGCATCAAGACTGGCTACACTCGTGCATCCGGCTTCAACCTTGTCACCAATGTGAAAAGTCGTGACCGGCATATCGTGGCCGTCGTCATGGGGGGTAAGACTGGACGATCTCGCGATGCACACATGAAGTCATTGATTGCCAAATACTTGCCAAAAGCAAAAACTGGCCGACGTCTGACTGCTCTTGTTGTCCCTCGCGCGGGAACCACAAAACGCAATTACATACAATTGGCTTCCAAAATTCGCCTGCCTAAAGCAAAAGTAGCACCAGGTGCTCCTGTTGCGCTTGCCAAGGTTGATCTGACACCAGTTCCGGCAGCTGCTCCACAGACTGCACCAGTCGCACTTGTTGCAGAACAACCAATTGCGAACGCTCCGATTCAATTGGCAGCACTTCCAAAGGCGCGTCTGCAGGACAATCGGGCTACAGCATCAATCCGGCAGCAACCAACACGATCCAAACAGCTGACCGTAGCATCTCTGGCCATTCCGCCAATGCCACGCCCTGCAAACGACCCTATTGGTGATCTGTCGACACATGCATCTGCTTATGCGCCTGCTGCTGCCACAAAATCACCCCAAAATCCTGGTATTGCTTCATTTGAAGCCAAACCCGCACCAGCTGGCTGGCAAATCCAGTTGGGTGCTACGCCAACCCTGTCCGGTGCCAACAAATTGCTGGTCCAGGCTCGTAAGAAAAACAAACGCCTCTTGGCTGCAGTTCTCAATCATACCGAGACCGTTGCCAAGAATGATGAAGTCCTGTATCGCGCTCGCTTTGCTGGTTTCTCTTCCAAGAAATCTGCCCGCAGAGCCTGCAAGATCCTGAAGAAACAAAAATTCGCCTGTCTGGCGCTGAACCCGTAA
- the clpS gene encoding ATP-dependent Clp protease adapter ClpS, which produces MSKSVRRLDEDTGVATKTRSKTKRPNMYRVLLLNDDFTPMEFVVHVLEAFFNKGREDATRIMLHVHHHGVGECGVFTYEVAETKVSQVMNFAHQHQHPLQCVMEKK; this is translated from the coding sequence ATGAGTAAATCTGTTCGTCGCCTGGATGAAGATACCGGGGTAGCGACTAAAACGCGCTCCAAAACCAAGCGACCGAATATGTATCGTGTCCTGTTGTTGAATGATGACTTCACGCCCATGGAATTTGTGGTTCATGTGCTGGAAGCTTTTTTCAACAAGGGACGGGAAGACGCAACGCGCATCATGCTGCATGTCCATCATCATGGTGTGGGTGAATGTGGCGTCTTTACCTATGAAGTAGCGGAAACCAAGGTGTCACAGGTGATGAATTTTGCCCATCAACATCAACATCCGTTGCAATGTGTCATGGAAAAAAAGTGA